One Vibrio sp. CDRSL-10 TSBA genomic window, GATATCATGAGCGGACCATCATGGAAATAAAGCAACAAAATGCCATTAACTAAAGGTAACCCGACTGGCAGCCCTGCTGCCGGTCTTTTTTCTCACGAGGCTTTATGAAATTTATCTGTGCGGACACTGTCGCTGCCAACCTTCCATGGCGAGCATTAATCGACAAATTGGAGTTCACCTTTCGAAACGGAGTCAATGCACCACCCCGTCATCATCACACCATCAAACGGGGCAACGCAGATGCGACTATGCTGTTGATGCCAGCATGGGAAGACGAGGGATATATCGGAATCAAAATGCTTAACGTTTTTCCCGCTAACAGCAATGCAGGTTTACCCGCCATTTCCGGCCTATACCTGTTATCCGAAGGCCAGCATGGGCAAACGTTAGCCTGTATCGCCGGTAATGAACTGACCAGACGTCGAAACCGCGGCCGCTTCAGCCCTCGCGGCCCGTTATCTGGCCAAATCAGATGCCCGCACGTTACTGATTGTCGGCACTGGCCAAGTTGCCCCGATGTTGATTGAAGCACACGCTGCGGTGCGCCCAATCCAACAGGTATTGATTTGGGGGCGCTCGGAACACAAAGCTCACGCTCTGGTCGAACAGTATCGTGGTTATCAGGGCACATTTGGACCCGTTACTGACATTCGTGCAGTCAGCGATCTCAGTTCGGCGTGCACACAGGCTGACATCATCAGTTGCGCCACCCTATCAACCCAAGCGCTGATTCTTGGGCAATGGCTGCAGCCCGGCACGCATCTCGACTTGGTAGGGGCGTTTCGCAAAGATATGCGTGAATGTGACGGTCTGGCAGTCCAGCGCAGTCAGGTTTTTGTCGATACCCTAGCAGGAGCTGAAGGTGAAGCGGGCGATTTGCATCAGGCAATGACCGAAGGGTTTTTCCGTATGAATCAAATTCAGGGTGATTTGGCCACACTTAGCCAAGCATCGGTTCCGGGACGTCGTAATAACAGCGACATTACCTTGTTCAAATCTGTCGGTACCTCACTAGAAGATCTGGCCGCCGCGATAGTGGTGTGGGAAAACTACAACTCAACGAAATAAATCTTGTTGTTCTTTTCAGCGTATGTACCTGGGCTTTCCCCGCAAACTCAAACACGCGAATAAGCCCCCCTAAGTCTGCACCAAAGACGCGCAAAGTTTTGTGCTCAGGCGGACATTTGTATACCATAGCCAGCTTTCACATGGCTGTCTGAGTGAGAAACAAAATATGGACAACAATGATAATCACGATCGCCAGGCGCACAAAGAAGCACTTTTAGCCATTGCGCTCGCTGTCGGCTACTTTGTCTGGTGGTACATTTCTGCCTATGGCTTTTCCGCCCCGCCAGAGGAGACTGCACTGCCCGAGCTCTACTGGGGTATGCCGCTTTGGTTCCTGTTATCGTGTGTGATAGGCCCGATCGTCTTCACCTGTTTGTGTGCTGTCATGGTAAAAGCGTTTTACCGTGATATTCCTCTTGATGTAAAACCAGACCAATCGAATGAATAGTCAACTTATCATCCCACTGATCATTTATCTGATCGGTGTTTTTGCAGTCGCTTTCTTTACACGCCGCCATTACCGTAAAGGCAGCTTCCTCAGCGAATACTTTGTCGGCAGCCGCAGCATGGGCGGCTTCGTGCTGGCGATGACACTCGCCGCGACCTATGCCAGTGCCAGCAGCTTTATTGGCGGCCCCGGCGCTGCGTATAAAATGGGGCTCGGCTGGGTACTGCTGGCCATGATTCAGTTGCCGGCGACCTGGTTAACGCTGGGCGTACTGGGCAAAAAATTCGCCATT contains:
- a CDS encoding YhdT family protein → MDNNDNHDRQAHKEALLAIALAVGYFVWWYISAYGFSAPPEETALPELYWGMPLWFLLSCVIGPIVFTCLCAVMVKAFYRDIPLDVKPDQSNE